One region of Bombus affinis isolate iyBomAffi1 chromosome 3, iyBomAffi1.2, whole genome shotgun sequence genomic DNA includes:
- the LOC126914377 gene encoding microtubule-actin cross-linking factor 1, isoforms 1/2/3/4 isoform X33: protein MSIYRFSKGGRLFVQGTREDDARENVASPAPSTATPVTDDLRAIYTKRRLSTEVLGSSIESTKTSRRGENGTKRIVTRIVRKTTTLTRGEERCVAEDLTKRATSGYLQETAASSSSFSLSRQASPKPKTVRISDIVVGQESNVTAREALLRWARRSTARYPGVRVTDFTGSWRDGLAFSALIHRNRPDLVDWKGARASQPRERLDRVFYVAEREYGVTRLLDPEDVDTPEPDEKSLITYISSLYDVFPEPPTIHPLYDAEDQRRSEEYRELASSLHMWIREKMCLMQERVFPPTLIEMKNLAAGSTKFKNEEVPPRYRDKQRLSYIFRDLQKYFEAVGEVDIEPHLRIEVIEENWNRLMMLHQEREQAIIDEIKRLERLQRLAEKVHREMKATDNRLEELERRVEDEARRLDRLHPLEAKHAVDLLEQDIRNTEVQIQNIFPDVHTLTEGRYSQAAELRKRVQKLHQRWVALRSLLHKRLVQPLSAVSFPVEERVVTKHRTTVHETRLVDTNPHFRALHDCIDWCKAKIKQLQDADYGSDLPSVQNELEVHQREHKNIEQFHPKVERCVQAKSHFHAEELTLYSQHLTVLQKLHTELLAASNKRLSDLDTLHDFIQSATNELVWLSSKEETEVTRDWSDKNLNVQSIEQYYERTFGSGIESLMSDLEKREIQFSAVQDRGEALVLQHHPAAKTIEAYMSAMQSQWTWLLQLTLCLEVHLKHAAQSQQFFRDVQQAEQWISKRDESLNTIYSQSEFSLDEGERLLKGMQELREELNSYGDHVQKLVDQAKDVVPMKQRRQPVARPMQVTCVCSYKQVNMSIEKGEQCTLYDNSGRIKWRVKNQEGVESPVPGVCFALQPPDKDALDAAERLRRQYDRSVGLWQRKQLRLRQNMIFATIKVVKGWDLPQFLAMGQDQRTAIRKALNEDADKLLSEGDPADPQLRRLKRETAEVNKLFDELEKRARAEEESKNAGRIFNEQISAIQEALDEAERVLNTRIAAPLPRDIDSLEHLVLQHKDFEQTLKRQTSDLDKVQQTFRGITLKTPAMRNKLDAVTTKWTNIWNSSNLYIERLKCVEIVLSSLEENTTSVSELEVKLASFDELPPDLKGLQNVLEDLMVLQNAISQQQTAMDKLNEDTQNARHVVEKSRPSHRGSHSDMDRLDDEVNKLNSRWTNLCAQLVERVRSAEAAYGLAQQLEHAYRNEVDFIDESYEKLEVENAKNLLNKVVERAPAIEAVNVTGSRLIREGKIYGQRLRAFTEQLEDICPSLDASVKKPRREFVSTVDDVARDLDTLNKRYTTLVELLQERVTQLAAQQTEETSQQFQEALEGLQKWLTDTEEMVSNQKSPSSDYNVVKAQLQEQKFLKKMLMDQQNSMSSSYNMGQEVAAEAEPKEQKKIEKQLKDLMARFDNLTESAAKRMEALEQAMGVAKQFQDKLIPLQTWLDKTEKRVRDMELVPTDEEKIQQRVTEHDGLHEDILSKKPEFSELTEVASQLMSLVGEDEAAALADKLQDAADRYAALVERSESLGNLLQRSRQGLRHLVLSYQELQAWMEGMEIRLSKYRVLAVHTEKLLQQMEDLADLTEEVSTRQTEVDSTTDTGLELMKHISSDEALQLKDKLDSLQRRFNDLVSRGSDLLKHAQESLPLVQQFHDNHNRLMDWMQAAESALQSAEPREDEIIRLEMEISEYRPVLDKINAVGPQLSQLSPGEGAATIEALVIRDNRRFAAIAEQIQRKAERLQLSKQRSLEVIGDIDDLLEWFHEVDNQLREAEPPSSEPEIIRVQLKEHKALNDDISSQKGRVRDVISTAKKVIRENGQYEDKSTIRENMEDLRETMEIVSGLSMDRLGALEQALPLAEHLRDTHIDLVSWLEEAEQQVAMLPMPALRPDLIAAQQDKNEFLVQSINEHKPLVEKLNKTGEALLKLCNEEEGMKIQDILEADTTRYAALRAELRGRQQTLEQALQESSQFSDKLEGMLRALSSTADQVNGAEPISAHPGRLRDQMEENSALVDELAQRSEAYAAVRRAADDVISKAGNRADPAVKDIKRKLDKLNKLWSDVQKSTTDRGQTLDEALAIAEKFWSELNGVMSTLRELQDALAGQAPPAAQPAAIQQQQVALQEIRHEIDQTKPDVEQVRASGHELMGLCGEPDKPDVRKHIEDLDQAWDNVTALYARREENLIDAMEKAMEFHETLQNLLEFLQEAEDKFSSMGLLGSDIDEVKKQIKQLANFKAEVDPHMVKVEALNRSLIRQAAELTERTSSEQAAAIKEPLGAVNRRWDGLLRGLVERQRLLENALLRLGQFQHALDELLVWIEKTDDTLDNLKAVAGDPQVIEVELAKLKVLVNDIQAHQTSVDTLNDAGRQLIEDGKGTAEASTTAEKLGTLNRRWRDLLQRAADRQRELEDALREAQTFTAEIQDLLSWLGDVDNTIVASKPVGGLPETASEQLERFMEVYNELEQNRLKVESVLQQGQAYLKRADSTSAGGLNHNLRTLKQRWDNVTARASDKKIKLEIALKEATEFHDALQSFVDWLTNAEKILTNLKPVSRVMETILGQIEEHKAFQKDVGVHRETMLNLDKKGTHLKYFSQKQDVILIKNLLISVQHRWERVVSKSAERTRALDHGYKEAREFHDAWSNIMNWLDETEKTLDEVASDGALGGNDPEKIKARLNKHRELQKALSAKQGTYDATMKNGKSLKDKAPKSDEFALKELLNELKNKWTTVCGKCVDRQRKLEEALLFSGQFKDAIQALLEWLSKSEKQLADTGPLYGDLDTVMNLVEQHKTFEKDLESRVSQMESVIKTGRELLAKATPDDASAIGSQLAEINNLWDTVTKLSSDKTERLQEALREAERLHKAVHVLLEWLSDAEMKLRFAGQLPEDEQESRNQLMEHEKFLRELSTKEIEKDQTLELAHVILAKAHPDGALVIKHWITIIQSRWEEVSTWAQQRNQRLENHMRGLQDLDNLLEELLSWLEGLENTLNALEAEPLPDDKATLEMLIVDHREFMENTSRRQNEVDRVCKARQIKSAKDTMKITKAKSPAPTRASPGRERTPDLLPHIGPRFPPKGSKGAEPEFRSPRVKLLWDRWRHVWMLAWERQRRLQDKYNYIQELDRVANFSWEDWRKRFLKFMNHKKSRLTDLFRKMDKNNDGLIPREDFIQGIMNTKFETSRLEMGAVADLFDRHGEGLIDWKEFIAALRPDWEERRTYNDTDKIHDEVKRLVMLCTCRQKFRVFQVGEGKYRFGDSQKLRLVRILRSTVMVRVGGGWVALDEFLLKNDPCRVFLMPIPDPNKPEQHEGWCPLAKGRTNIELREQFILADGVSQTMTAFRSKPSPTSTLQRTPISSANAGPITKVRERSARSVPMGQSRASRSSLSAGTPDSLSDNESSFKLGSARKTSTPYRSSMTPGGSRPSSRPTSRPTSRPTSRPGSRPASRQGSKPPSRYGSTQSLDSTDDSTNVSRIPRRTAVSTTGNTPTSSRHNSVSGKRLSVNGSSSRPRTPTGLVSPASGVPARFGTIHRASSIPTLTGVGTPISRSRIPVYVGTDIKSPQSTTSNISTHSTQSNYSTVSTDSTGSSSMCTNSATNTSSAVKRARTRTPSSGSSTPLPPSLKLSRKPSGASDTSVSTTPATKRKGKPTPIDQRAPFRL, encoded by the exons ATGTCGATATATCGGTTTAGCAAAGGTGGCAGACTGTTCGTGCAAGGCACCAGAGAGGATGACGCTCGCGAGAACGTCGCCTCGCCTGCTCCGTCTACTGCGACGCCTGTCACTGATGACTTAAGAGCGATTTACACCAAGAGAAGACTGTCGACCGAGGTTCTAG GATCGTCGATCGAGTCAACGAAAACTTCGAGACGCGGCGAAAACGGCACGAAACGTATCGTGACCCGGATCGTACGTAAAACGACCACATTGACACGGGGCGAGGAAAGATGCGTGGCCGAGGATCTGACGAAACGTGCCACCTCAGGCTACTTGCAGGAGACCGCtgcttcctcctcctccttctctttGAGTCGACAGGCTTCGCCAAAGCCGAAAACCGTCCGG aTATCCGATATCGTAGTGGGTCAGGAATCGAACGTGACTGCCCGCGAAGCTCTTCTGAGATGGGCCAGACGATCGACGGCGCGTTATCCTGGAGTGCGCGTCACGGACTTTACCGGATCGTGGAGGGACGGGCTAGCTTTCAGCGCATTAATCCATCGAAACAGACCAGATCTGGTCGATTGGAAAGGTGCTCGTGCTAGTCAACCACGAGAGCGGCTCGATCGGGTCTTCTACGTCGCGGAGCGCGAGTATGGCGTTACGAGGCTTCTCGATCCCGAAG ACGTGGACACTCCTGAACCGGATGAGAAGTCCTTGATAACGTACATCTCTTCGCTCTACGACGTGTTCCCGGAGCCGCCAACGATTCACCCGTTGTACGATGCCGAGGACCAGAGGCGCTCGGAGGAATATAGAGAGCTAGCTAGTTCCCTCCACATGTGGATCCGCGAAAAAATGTGCCTGATGCAGGAACGTGTCTTCCCGCCGACCTTgatagaaatgaaaaatttggcGGCCGGCAGTACGAAATTCAAGAATGAGGAAGTACCGCCCAGATACAGAGACAAACAACGACTTTCTTACATCTTCAGGGATTTGCAAAAGTACTTCGAAGCGGTCGGTGAGGTGGACATCGAACCTCACTTACGTATCGAGGTTATTGAAGAAAATTGGAATAGATTGATGATGCTGCATCAGGAAAGAGAACAGGCGATAATCGACGAAATTAAACG ACTCGAACGACTGCAACGATTAGCAGAGAAAGTGCACAGAGAGATGAAGGCGACCGACAATCGATTGGAGGAACTCGAGAGACGAGTGGAGGACGAAGCCAGGCGTCTCGATCGACTTCATCCTCTGGAAGCGAAACATGCGGTGGATCTTTTGGAACAGGATATTCGTAACACCGAGGTCCAGAtccaaaatatttttccagACGTGCATACACTTACCGAGGGGCGATACAGTCAGGCGGCCGAACTTCGCAAAAG AGTTCAGAAGCTACATCAACGGTGGGTCGCCCTGCGATCTCTTCTTCATAAACGTTTGGTACAGCCGCTGTCGGCCGTATCTTTCCCGGTAGAAGAACGCGTCGTTACGAAACACCGTACTACCGTCCATGAAACCCGATTGGTCGACACCAATCCACATTTCCGTGCGTTACACGACTGCATCGACTGGTGTAAGGCGAAGATCAAACAGCTCCAGGATGCAGACTATGGCTCCGATTTACCTAGCGTGCAGAACGAACTGGAGGTTCACCAAAGAGAACACAAGAATATCGAGCAGTTCCATCCTAAAGTGGAGAGATGTGTGCAGGCTAAGAGCCACTTTCACGCCGAGGAATTGACATTGTACAGCCAACATCTGACTGTTCTTCAAAAACTTCACACTGAATTATTGGCGGCCTCGAATAAGAGACTTTCCGATTTGGACACTCTACATGACTTTATACAATCGGCGACTAATGAACTGGTTTGGCTGAGTTCTAAGGAGGAGACGGAGGTGACACGCGATTGGAGTGACAAGAATTTGAACGTGCAAAGTATCGAGCAGTATTACGAG CGTACGTTTGGATCTGGTATAGAG TCCCTTATGAGCGACCTAGAGAAGCGGGAGATTCAATTCTCCGCGGTGCAAGATCGAGGCGAAGCTCTGGTCCTTCAACATCATCCCGCCGCGAAAACAATCGAAGCTTACATGTCCGCCATGCAGAGTCAATGGACCTGGCTTCTTCAATTAACTCTTTGTCTAGAAGTTCATCTGAAACACGCAGCACAGAGTCAACAATTTTTCCGGGATGTTCAACAGGCTGAACAGTGGATCTCGAAGAGAGATGAGTCGCTCAACACCATTTATTCCCAATCAGAATTCTCCTTGGACGAGGGTGAACGTTTATTGAAGGGTATGCAAGAACTGCGCGAAGAATTGAATAGTTACGGCGATCATGTGCAGAAACTGGTTGATCAAGCGAAGGACGTGGTTCCTATGAAGCAACGTCGACAGCCTGTGGCACGGCCTATGCAAGTTACGTGCGTCTGCAGTTACAAACAAGTCAAC ATGTCGATTGAGAAGGGCGAACAGTGTACGTTATACGACAACTCTGGTAGGATAAAATGGCGCGTAAAGAATCAAGAAGGCGTCGAGTCCCCTGTTCCAGGCGTCTGCTTTGCTCTTCAGCCACCTGATAAGGATGCTCTCGATGCTGCGGAAAGATTGCGACGACAATATGATCGAAGCGTTGGATTATGGCAACGGAAACAGCTTCGATTACGACAAAACATGATTTTCGCGACCATCAAAGTGGTCAAAGGCTGGGATCTACCGCAGTTCTTGGCTATGGGTCAGGATCAGAGAACTGCTATCAGAAAAGCCTTGAACGAGGATGCTGATAAACTGCTGTCCGAGGGCGATCCTGCTGATCCACAATTGAGGCGACTGAAGCGAGAAACGGCCGAAGTGAACAAATTGTTCGATGAACTGGAGAAACGTGCCAGAGCGGAGGAAGAGTCAAAGAACGCGGGACGTATTTTCAATGAACAGATATCTGCCATTCAAGAAGCATTAGACGAAGCAGAGAGAGTTCTGAATACTCGCATAGCTGCGCCATTACCAAGAGACATTGACAGCTTAGAACATCTGGTTCTGCAACACAAAGATTTCGAGCAAACTCTCAAACGTCAAACATCAGATCTAGATAAAGTTCAGCAAACTTTCCGTGGTATTACTTTGAAGACTCCAGCCATGAGAAACAAGCTCGACGCTGTTACCACCAAATGGACAAATATTTGGAACTCGAGCAATCTGTACATCGAGCGGCTAAAGTGTGTTGAGATCGTGCTTTCTAGTCTTGAGGAGAACACAACCTCGGTATCCGAATTGGAAGTGAAATTGGCATCGTTCGACGAGCTGCCACCGGACCTGAAGGGATTACAGAATGTACTAGAAGATCTGATGGTGCTTCAAAATGCCATCTCTCAACAGCAAACTGCAATGGATAAACTGAACGAAGATACGCAGAACGCAAGACATGTTGTTGAAAAGTCGAGGCCAAGTCATCGTGGCTCTCATTCTGATATGGATCGCTTAGACGATGAAGTGAACAAACTAAACTCCAGATGGACCAATCTCTGTGCTCAGTTGGTCGAAAGAGTTCGCAGCGCGGAAGCAGCTTATGGCCTAGCTCAACAGTTAGAACATGCCTACCGTAACGAGGTTGACTTTATTGACGAATCGTACGAAAAACTCGAGGTGGAGAATGCGAAG AATCTATTGAACAAGGTGGTAGAACGAGCGCCGGCGATCGAAGCAGTAAATGTGACGGGCAGTCGATTGATTCGTGAAGGAAAG ATCTACGGACAAAGGCTTCGAGCGTTCACGGAACAGCTGGAAGATATCTGCCCGTCTTTGGATGCTTCGGTGAAAAAACCGCGACGAGAGTTCGTCTCAACGGTTGATGACGTCGCTCGTGATCTAGATACTCTGAACAAGAGGTACACCACGCTGGTGGAACTTCTTCAGGAACGGGTTACACAGCTGGCAGCGCAACAAACCGAGGAGACATCTCAACAG TTCCAGGAGGCTCTGGAGGGTCTCCAGAAATGGCTAACGGACACAGAGGAAATGGTATCCAACCAGAAATCACCATCGTCGGATTACAACGTAGTTAAGGCGCAATTACAAGAGCAAAAATTCCTGAAGAAGATGCTAATGGATCAGCAAAACTCAATGTCCTCCTCGTACAACATGGGCCAAGAAGTGGCGGCTGAGGCGGAGCCTAAGGAACAGAAGAAGATCGAGAAACAACTAAAAGATTTGATGGCAAGATTCGATAATCTTACGGAAAGCGCTGCTAAGAGAATGGAAGCACTCGAACAAGCGATGGGAGTAGCGAAACAGTTCCAGGATAAACTGATACCACTTCAAACTTGGCTGGACAAGACCGAAAAACGCGTGAGAGATATGGAGTTGGTTCCAACGGACGAGGAAAAAATCCAGCAACGCGTTACCGAACACGATGGTCTTCACGAGGATATTCTGTCAAAGAAACCTGAATTCAGTGAACTTACAGAGGTTGCTAGTCAACTAATGTCCCTGGTAGGCGAGGATGAAGCCGCTGCTTTGGCTGACAAACTTCAGGATGCGGCTGATAGATACGCTGCATTGGTCGAACGATCGGAATCTCTTGGTAACTTGCTTCAACGTTCGAGACAGGGTTTACGTCATCTGGTACTCAGCTATCAAGAACTTCAGGCTTGGATGGAGGGTATGGAAATCAGATTGTCGAAATACAGAGTGCTGGCCGTGCATACGGAGAAGCTTCTTCAACAAATGGAAGACCTAGCTGACTTGACCGAAGAGGTTTCGACTCGACAGACGGAAGTAGACAGTACCACCGATACTGGATTGGAATTAATGAAACACATCTCGAGCGACGAGGCGCTTCAATTGAAAGATAAACTCGATTCTTTGCAACGGCGATTTAATGATTTGGTTAGTCGAGGTTCCGACTTGCTGAAGCACGCGCAAGAGTCTCTTCCATTGGTGCAACAATTCCATGATAATCATAATCGTTTAATGGATTGGATGCAGGCTGCGGAATCGGCTCTGCAATCAGCCGAACCTCGCGAGGATGAAATTATTAGATTAGAAATGGAAATATCGGAATATAGACCAGTTCTAGACAAGATCAACGCCGTTGGGCCGCAGTTGTCTCAGTTATCTCCGGGTGAAGGGGCGGCGACTATCGAAGCTCTAGTCATCAGAGACAACAGGAGATTCGCCGCCATTGCCGAGCAGATTCAACGAAAGGCTGAGAGGCTTCAGCTGAGTAAGCAACGTTCGCTGGAAGTGATCGGTGATATCGACGATTTACTAGAATGGTTCCATGAAGTGGATAATCAATTGAGGGAAGCAGAACCACCGAGCAGCGAACCGGAAATCATCAGGGTACAATTGAAGGAGCATAAAGCCTTGAACGACGACATATCCAGTCAGAAAGGACGTGTTAGGGATGTTATATCCACGGCAAAGAAGGTGATCCGTGAAAATGGTCAATACGAGGACAAATCTACGATCAGAGAAAATATGGAGGACTTACGAGAAACCATGGAAATCGTATCCGGTCTTTCAATGGATAGACTCGGTGCTCTGGAACAAGCTTTGCCATTGGCTGAACATTTACGCGACACTCACATTGATTTAGTCAGCTGGTTAGAGGAGGCTGAACAACAAGTCGCAATGCTTCCTATGCCTGCTTTAAGACCCGATCTAATAGCCGCCCAACAGGACAAGAATGAGTTCCTCGTGCAGAGTATCAACGAACACAAACCTTTGGTCGAGAAGCTGAACAAAACTGGTGAAGCATTGTTGAAGCTGTGCAATGAAGAAGAAGGTATGAAAATACAGGACATATTGGAAGCAGACACTACTCGATATGCAGCCCTCAGAGCAGAACTTCGTGGTCGACAGCAGACTCTCGAACAAGCACTTCAGGAATCTTCTCAGTTCTCCGACAAGCTGGAAGGAATGCTGCGTGCTCTCTCATCAACTGCCGATCAAGTAAATGGCGCCGAACCGATCAGCGCTCATCCTGGTCGGTTAAGAGATCAGATGGAAGAGAATTCCGCTCTGGTCGACGAATTGGCTCAAAGATCCGAGGCCTATGCGGCTGTGAGGAGGGCCGCCGATGACGTGATCAGCAAGGCAGGTAATAGAGCTGATCCAGCCGTAAAGGACATCAAACGGAAGCTGGACAAATTGAACAAACTATGGAGCGACGTGCAAAAGTCGACGACCGACAGAGGTCAAACGTTAGACGAAGCTTTGGCGATCGCCGAAAAATTCTGGTCCGAGTTGAATGGCGTGATGTCGACTCTGCGAGAGCTTCAGGATGCTCTTGCTGGTCAGGCGCCACCAGCAGCTCAACCTGCTGCCATCCAACAGCAACAGGTTGCCTTGCAGGAGATTAGGCACGAAATCGACCAAACGAAACCAGATGTCGAGCAAGTACGAGCTTCTGGTCACGAGTTGATGGGTCTTTGCGGTGAGCCAGACAAACCAGATGTTAGAAAGCATATTGAAGATTTGGATCAAGCATGGGATAACGTGACTGCCCTATATGCCAGAAGAGAGGAAAATCTGATCGATGCTATGGAGAAGGCCATGGAGTTCCACGAGACCTTGCAAAATCTTTTGGAGTTCCTACAAGAAGCCGAGGACAAGTTCTCCAGTATGGGACTGCTAGGAAGCGACATCGACGAAGTTAAAAAACAGATCAAACAATTGGCCAATTTCAAAGCCGAAGTAGATCCTCACATGGTCAAGGTCGAAGCTCTAAACAG GAGTCTGATAAG ACAAGCTGCCGAACTGACAGAGAGAACGTCCTCGGAACAAGCTGCGGCCATCAAAGAACCGCTTGGTGCCGTTAACAGACGGTGGGACGGACTGCTTCGAGGTCTCGTGGAGAGGCAAAGACTCTTGGAGAACGCGTTACTACGTCTAGGGCAATTCCAGCACGCTCTAGACGAGTTGTTGGTATGGATCGAGAAGACGGACGACACTTTGGATAACTTGAAGGCCGTTGCCGGCGATCCTCAAGTGATCGAAGTGGAATTAGCTAAACTGAAAGTACTTGTGAATGATATTCAAGCCCATCAGACCAGCGTGGACACTCTGAACGACGCTGGAAGACAGTTAATAGAGGATGGAAAGGGAACAGCCGAAGCTTCGACGACTGCTGAGAAATTAGGCACTTTGAATCGTCGTTGGCGCGATTTGTTGCAACGTGCTGCTGATCGTCAACGAGAACTGGAAGATGCGCTTAGAGAAGCGCAAACCTTTACGGCGGAGATACAGGACCTTTTGTCTTGGCTGGGTGATGTGGACAATACCATAGTAGCTTCGAAACCTGTTGGAGGATTGCCGGAAACGGCTTCAGAACAGTTAGAACGCTTTATGGAAGTGTACAACGAATTGGAACAAAATCGTTTGAAAGTCGAATCGGTTCTTCAACAAGGACAAGCATACTTGAAGCGTGCCGATTCTACTAGTGCCGGTGGTCTGAATCACAACTTGAGGACTTTGAAACAACGATGGGATAATGTGACTGCTCGCGCAAGTGATAAAAAGATCAAGCTTGAGATCGCTCTGAAAGAGGCTACAGAGTTCCACGATGCACTCCAATCGTTTGTCGATTGGTTAACCAACGCGGAGAAGATTCTCACGAATCTGAAACCTGTGTCGAGGGTAATGGAAACTATACTCGGACAGATAGAGGAACACAAAGCGTTTCAGAAAGACGTTGGAGTTCATCGTGAGACTATGCTGAACCTCGATAAGAAGGGCACGCATTTGAAATACTTTTCACAGAAACAGGACGTGATTCTAATCAAAAACTTGTTGATAAGTGTGCAACACAGATGGGAAAGAGTAGTTTCGAAGTCTGCAGAGAGAACCAGGGCTCTTGATCACGGATACAAAGAGGCCAGAGAATTCCACGATGCTTGGTCCAATATAATGAACTGGCTCGACGAAACGGAGAAGACTTTGGACGAGGTTGCCAGTGATGGCGCCCTTGGAGGAAATGATCCAGAGAAGATCAAAGCTAGATTGAATAAGCACCGTGAATTGCAGAAAGCTCTCAGCGCCAAACAGGGTACCTATGACGCAACTATGAAGAATGGAAAATCATTAAAAGACAAAGCGCCTAAAAGCGACGAATTTGCTCTAAAAGAACTTTTGAATGAGTTGAAGAACAAGTGGACCACTGTTTGTGGTAAGTGCGTGGATAGACAGAGGAAGCTCGAGGAAGCATTGTTGTTCTCGGGACAATTCAAGGACGCTATTCAAGCGTTGCTGGAATGGCTTAGTAAGTCTGAGAAGCAGCTGGCGGACACCGGTCCACTTTATGGCGACCTTGATACTGTAATGAATTTGGTTGAACAACATAAGACCTTCGAGAAGGATCTCGAATCCAGAGTCTCTCAGATGGAATCTGTAATCAAAACGGGTCGCGAGCTTCTTGCTAAGGCGACACCTGATGATGCATCTGCTATAGGATCACAGCTTGCTGAAATAAATAATCTTTGGGACACGGTAACCAAGTTGTCCTCTGACAAGACTGAACGACTCCAAGAAGCCCTCAGAGAGGCTGAACGCCTTCACAAGGCAGTTCACGTACTTCTGGAGTGGCTGAGTGATGCTGAGATGAAGCTGAGATTCGCTGGACAGTTGCCGGAAGACGAACAGGAGAGCAGGAATCAGTTGATGGAACACGAAAAGTTCTTGCGTGAATTAAGCaccaaagaaattgaaaaagatcAAACATTGGAGCTGGCTCACGTGATTCTTGCAAAGGCACACCCTGACGGAGCTTTGGTTATCAAACACTGGATCACGATCATTCAGTCCAGATGGGAGGAGGTTTCCACCTGGGCCCAACAAAGGAATCAAAGATTGGAGAATCATATGCGAGGACTTCAG GACCTCGACAATCTTCTGGAAGAACTACTGTCATGGTTAGAAGGTTTGGAGAACACTCTCAACGCTCTCGAAGCTGAGCCTCTACCAGACGATAAAGCTACTTTAGAAATGCTGATTGTGGATCACAGAGAATTTATGGAGAACACCAGTCGAAGACAGAACGAAGTTGACCGCGTCTGCAAAGCCAGACAGATCAAATCTGCGAAAGATACGATGAAGATAACGAAGGCTAAGTCACCTGCTCCAAC CCGAGCCAGCCCAGGCCGTGAGAGAACGCCCGATTTGTTGCCGCACATCGGCCCACGGTTCCCACCCAAAGGAAG CAAAGGTGCCGAACCGGAGTTCCGTAGTCCCAGAGTAAAACTGCTGTGGGACAGGTGGAGACACGTTTGGATGTTGGCGTGGGAACGTCAACGTCGTTTACAGGATAAGTATAATTATATCCAAGAACTGGACCGTGTCGCAAACTTCAGCTGGGAGGATTGGCGCAAGAGA TTCCTGAAATTCATGAACCACAAAAAGTCCAGATTAACAGATCTCTTCAGGAAAATGGATAAGAATAACGACGGACTGATTCCACGGGAGGACTTCATTCAAGGAATCATGAACACCA AATTCGAGACTTCACGGTTAGAAATGGGAGCGGTCGCAGATTTGTTCGATCGCCACGGTGAAGGATTGATAGATTGGAAAGAATTCATCGCAGCTCTAAGACCAGACTGGGAGGAACGCAGAACCTATAACGACACTGACAAGATTCACGATGAAGTGAAACGATTGGTGATGCTTTGTACTTGTCGCCAGAAATTCCGTGTATTTCAAGTTGGCGAAGGAAAATATAGG TTTGGAGACAGTCAAAAGTTGCGGTTGGTTCGGATTCTACGATCGACCGTGATGGTACGAGTCGGTGGTGGATGGGTAGCATTGGACgaatttctattaaaaaatgATCCTTGCCGCG TTTTTCTAATGCCGATACCGGACCCTAACAAACCGGAACAACATGAGGGTTGGTGTCCGCTCG CCAAGGGAAGAACGAATATCGAGCTGCGAGAACAATTCATATTGGCGGATGGCGTCAGCCAGACAATGACGGCGTTCAGATCGAAACCGAGCCCAACCTCGACGCTGCAGCGTACGCCAATCTCATCCGCGAATGCCGGACCCATCACCAAG GTGAGAGAACGCAGCGCTCGCAGCGTTCCCATGGGACAGTCACGAGCATCGCGCTCTTCGTTGAGCGCTGGAACGCCGGACAGCCTAAGCGACAACGAGAGCTCCTTCAAGCTTGGCTCCGCCAGAAAAACAAGTACACCCTACAGAAGCTCTATGACACCGG GCGGTAGTCGACCATCGAGTAGACCAACCTCGAGACCAACGTCCAGACCAACCAGTAGACCCGGAAGTAGGCCCGCATCCAGGCAAGGAAGCAAACCACCGAGTCGCTATGGTTCCACACAGTCGTTGGATAGTACTG ATGATTCGACAAATGTGAGCCGCATTCCACGCAGAACGGCTGTGAGCACGACAGGCAATACTCCCACTTCTAGCAGACACAATAGCGTGTCAGGAAAGCGCTTATCGGTGAACGGTTCGAGCTCACGACCTCGAACGCCCACCGGCCTGGTTAGTCCTGCCAGTGGTGTTCCAGCGAG gTTTGGCACGATCCATAGAGCTTCGAGCATTCCAACCCTGACTGGTGTCGGCACACCGATCAG CCGTTCGAGGATCCCCGTATATGTGGGCACGGATATAAAATCCCCACAATCGACGACCAGCAATATTTCCACTCATTCTACGCAAAGCAACTACTCGACGGTTTCTACCGATTCTACCGG GAGCAGCTCGATGTGTACAAATTCAGCAACTAACACCTCGTCGGCCGTTAAGCGAGCTAG AACAAGGACACCGTCCAGTGGATCGAGCACGCCACTGCCGCCTTCTTTGAAGCTATCGAGGAAACCTTCTGGAGCATCGGATACGTCCGTATCGACCACACCGGCCACTAAACGAAAAGGCAAACC